From Stenotrophomonas maltophilia, a single genomic window includes:
- a CDS encoding acyl-CoA desaturase encodes MASAAPLPRRRWRLLRTVQRWVDTGSAADSAVDRPGRIDWLRAVPFALMHVACLAVIWVGASWTAVIVAAALYAVRMFAITAFYHRYFSHRTFQASRAVQFVFAVIGAASVQRGPLWWAAHHRHHHRHADQPLDPHSPREGGFWRSHMGWFLTREAFATDLSRIPDLARFPELRWLDRFDTAVPVLLAAALYALGAALERWAPDLHTSGPQLLVWGFFISTIVLFHATVTINSLAHRFGRRRFETRDDSRNNLWLALLTFGEGWHNNHHFFPGTVRQGFRWWEVDLTWYGLRVMAALGLVKGLKPIPEWVLAKARY; translated from the coding sequence ATGGCCTCTGCAGCGCCCCTCCCCCGTCGCCGTTGGCGCCTGCTGCGCACAGTGCAGCGCTGGGTCGACACCGGCAGTGCTGCAGACAGCGCCGTCGACCGCCCCGGGCGTATCGACTGGCTGCGCGCGGTCCCCTTCGCCTTGATGCATGTGGCGTGCCTGGCGGTGATCTGGGTGGGCGCGTCATGGACCGCAGTGATCGTTGCGGCGGCGCTCTATGCCGTGCGCATGTTCGCGATCACCGCGTTCTACCACCGCTATTTTTCGCATCGCACCTTCCAGGCGTCGCGAGCGGTGCAGTTCGTATTCGCTGTCATCGGGGCCGCCAGCGTGCAACGCGGACCGCTGTGGTGGGCCGCGCACCATCGCCACCATCACCGCCACGCCGACCAGCCGCTGGACCCGCACTCGCCGCGTGAAGGCGGCTTCTGGCGCAGCCACATGGGCTGGTTCCTGACCCGCGAAGCCTTCGCCACGGACCTGTCGCGCATCCCCGACCTGGCGCGCTTCCCTGAACTGCGTTGGCTGGATCGCTTCGACACCGCGGTTCCCGTACTGCTCGCCGCGGCGCTGTATGCCCTCGGCGCCGCGCTGGAGCGCTGGGCGCCGGACCTGCACACCTCGGGACCACAGTTGCTGGTCTGGGGCTTCTTCATTTCCACCATCGTGCTGTTCCATGCCACCGTGACCATCAACTCACTGGCGCATCGATTCGGCCGCCGCCGCTTCGAGACCCGCGATGACAGCCGCAACAACCTCTGGCTGGCCTTGCTTACCTTTGGCGAAGGCTGGCACAACAACCACCACTTCTTCCCGGGAACCGTCCGCCAGGGCTTCCGCTGGTGGGAGGTGGACCTGACCTGGTACGGCCTGCGCGTGATGGCGGCCCTCGGCCTGGTAAAGGGCCTCAAGCCGATTCCCGAGTGGGTGCTGGCCAAGGCGAGGTACTGA
- a CDS encoding sigma-70 family RNA polymerase sigma factor — MYPDAASTLLTFDTARIVSSSQQPSSEPTNWAGDMDRVARLRDRDCFMRIYDHFMPRLCVYLRGLGAPDAVAEELAQECLLRLWLRAADYDAAQGALSTWLYRIARNLHIDRVRRERSWLQVQAAVEDAATVDMIERSSAEQFADQARLRQRINELPAVQARLVRMSYFEAKSHSEIAEALGMPLGTVKSHLRRAFLQLQSKVGGAP; from the coding sequence ATGTACCCTGACGCCGCCAGCACTCTCCTCACCTTCGATACCGCACGCATCGTGTCCAGTTCCCAGCAGCCGAGCAGCGAGCCGACGAACTGGGCCGGTGACATGGACAGGGTCGCGCGCCTGCGCGACCGCGACTGTTTCATGCGGATCTACGACCATTTCATGCCACGGCTGTGCGTCTATCTGCGCGGCCTGGGGGCGCCGGATGCGGTGGCCGAAGAACTGGCGCAGGAATGCCTGCTGCGGTTGTGGCTGCGCGCCGCCGACTACGACGCCGCCCAGGGTGCGCTGAGTACCTGGCTGTACCGGATTGCCCGCAACCTGCATATCGATCGGGTGCGCCGCGAGCGCAGCTGGCTGCAGGTGCAGGCGGCGGTGGAGGACGCGGCAACCGTGGATATGATCGAACGCAGCAGCGCCGAACAGTTCGCCGACCAGGCGCGGCTGCGCCAGCGCATCAACGAGCTGCCCGCAGTGCAGGCGCGATTGGTGCGGATGTCCTATTTCGAAGCCAAGAGCCACAGCGAGATTGCCGAGGCGCTGGGCATGCCGCTGGGCACGGTCAAATCGCATCTGCGACGTGCGTTCCTGCAACTGCAGTCGAAAGTGGGAGGTGCGCCGTGA
- a CDS encoding ChrR family anti-sigma-E factor codes for MNPHHHLHESTLLSYAAGALPAPLSIVAGAHLEQCSQCRQRLREAEAIGSVLLEQTQPASAEGDARRSTLREAMLAQLASESPISLPLAASVPRRERPEADPDHLPASLHPYFGASLAALRWRWMAPGVHCIRAEQMPSLIMLKIAPGKCLPMHSHGRSELTQILRGSYNDALGLFAPGDVADLDEEVEHQPVTAPGVPCICVSALDAPLVFSGWLARKIQRFVKL; via the coding sequence GTGAACCCGCACCACCATCTGCACGAGTCCACGTTGCTGAGCTATGCGGCCGGTGCACTGCCCGCGCCGTTGAGCATCGTGGCCGGCGCCCACCTGGAGCAATGTTCGCAGTGCCGCCAGCGCCTGCGTGAGGCCGAGGCGATCGGATCGGTGCTGCTGGAGCAGACGCAACCTGCGTCAGCCGAAGGTGACGCACGCCGGAGCACGCTGCGCGAGGCGATGCTGGCGCAGCTTGCCAGCGAGTCGCCCATCAGCCTGCCCCTGGCGGCGAGCGTGCCGCGGCGGGAGCGCCCGGAGGCCGATCCTGATCACCTGCCGGCGTCGCTGCACCCGTACTTCGGTGCGTCGCTGGCAGCCCTGCGCTGGCGCTGGATGGCACCGGGCGTGCACTGCATCCGCGCCGAACAGATGCCATCGCTGATCATGCTGAAGATCGCGCCGGGCAAGTGCCTGCCGATGCACAGCCACGGACGCAGTGAACTGACCCAGATCCTGCGCGGCTCGTACAACGACGCGCTGGGCCTGTTCGCGCCGGGCGATGTGGCGGACCTGGATGAGGAGGTGGAGCACCAGCCCGTCACTGCACCAGGTGTGCCGTGCATCTGCGTGTCTGCGCTGGATGCGCCGCTGGTGTTCAGTGGCTGGCTGGCGCGGAAGATCCAGCGTTTCGTGAAGCTTTAG
- a CDS encoding oxidoreductase — protein MAAAGALRVLLTGATGLVGQGVALACQRSRQVAGLTALVRHPGSLRGAGGELIVPEFMHIQARQDDLAGFDACFYCAGAPPVGTAEAEYRRVTLDTTLAVARAWAAANPQGCLLYVSGAGADASSRLMPLRIKGETEQALQALPVRTVMLRPGGVRPVEGTGTRHGLLKPLYWGGAPLMKLAGAIAPSLVTSNLALGQAMIALAGREHPPATVECADINRIAAGVRDPAP, from the coding sequence ATGGCGGCTGCCGGTGCATTGCGGGTTCTGTTGACCGGCGCTACCGGGTTGGTGGGGCAGGGCGTGGCCCTGGCCTGCCAGCGCTCGCGCCAGGTGGCTGGGCTGACCGCACTGGTCCGGCATCCGGGCAGCCTCCGCGGTGCCGGCGGCGAACTGATCGTGCCGGAGTTCATGCACATCCAGGCGCGGCAGGATGATCTGGCGGGATTCGATGCCTGCTTCTACTGTGCCGGTGCGCCACCGGTAGGTACCGCCGAGGCCGAGTACCGTCGCGTTACGCTGGACACCACGCTTGCCGTTGCCCGGGCGTGGGCAGCGGCCAATCCGCAGGGATGCTTGCTGTATGTGTCCGGTGCAGGCGCAGATGCGAGCAGTCGGCTGATGCCGCTGCGCATCAAGGGTGAAACCGAGCAGGCGCTGCAGGCATTGCCGGTTCGCACGGTGATGTTGCGGCCGGGTGGCGTGCGCCCGGTGGAAGGCACCGGCACCCGCCATGGCCTGCTGAAGCCGTTGTACTGGGGTGGCGCGCCGCTGATGAAACTGGCCGGCGCGATCGCGCCCTCGCTGGTGACCAGCAATCTGGCACTGGGCCAGGCAATGATCGCGCTGGCCGGCCGGGAGCATCCGCCGGCCACGGTGGAGTGCGCGGATATCAACCGGATCGCAGCGGGAGTGCGCGATCCGGCGCCTTGA
- a CDS encoding hybrid sensor histidine kinase/response regulator, whose product MHDGSRRSERLRILMLEDSALDAELITAQLQRAGLDFEVERVWSRNTFIEAIDQRGFDVILADHVLPGFDGDAALALARERIPHTPFIFVSGTLTEELAVQALTRGARDYVVKQRLQRLPDAIRRAQQEARERTQLADAQAALNDSQAQLQQVTDAVPALIAQLDKEHRYRFANKAFLDWHGISLTELLGRSARDVSGISAFEHALPGLQQVLRGERSSFQVELAHRSGESRFVQMDCVPERGADGEVVGYICLGSDVSGLKQAELALREDNQLLERQVQARTTELRASKRRLQAIFESSFQHQVLLDLAGQVVDANVASLAAVLADKPEVMGLRFGQSPWFAGTDDVGATVDRAIADAAKGHSSLHALDLELPTGRRSFDFSFRPLLDAEGAVTAVVSEAVETTARLQAEHALRQAQKIEAVGQLTGGIAHDFNNILTVISGNVEHAMLLSERAGEPGAMVGRALDNALKGVGRAASLTQRLLAFARRQPLHSQAANLNDRLLDMHDMLQRALGELVQLDIRVAEDIWCIEIDVSQLEASVLNLAVNARDAMPHGGRLVIEVDNSHLDHDYAALFPDAAPGEYVMLRVRDNGHGMDAATLARVFEPFFTTKQVGRGTGLGLSMVHGFVKQSGGHVLIDSVEGGGTSITMMFPRSTLALPCEGTAPQAGLAGYSPREETILVAEDNDDVRAHTVDALRMLGYRVLEAHDGPSALRLLERPDTTVDLLFSDVVMPGMSGWELVREVRERWPDVAVLFTSGYPRDHDAVGSQGRAAALLPKPFTRSDLAQAVRTALEAALH is encoded by the coding sequence ATGCATGATGGATCGCGCCGCAGCGAGCGCCTGCGCATCCTCATGCTGGAGGACAGTGCGCTTGATGCGGAGCTGATCACCGCACAACTGCAACGGGCCGGCCTGGATTTCGAGGTCGAGCGGGTGTGGTCACGCAACACCTTCATCGAGGCGATCGACCAACGCGGGTTCGACGTGATCCTGGCCGACCACGTGCTGCCGGGCTTCGATGGCGACGCGGCGCTCGCGCTCGCACGCGAGCGGATTCCGCACACCCCCTTCATCTTCGTCTCCGGCACGCTTACCGAGGAACTGGCAGTGCAGGCGCTGACCCGCGGCGCACGCGACTACGTGGTCAAGCAGCGGCTGCAGCGCTTGCCGGATGCCATCCGGCGGGCACAGCAGGAAGCCCGCGAACGCACCCAGCTGGCCGATGCACAGGCCGCGCTGAACGACAGCCAGGCCCAGTTGCAGCAGGTAACCGATGCCGTGCCGGCGTTGATCGCCCAGCTCGACAAGGAGCACCGCTACCGCTTTGCCAACAAGGCATTCCTGGACTGGCACGGCATCAGCCTGACCGAGCTGCTGGGCCGTAGCGCGCGCGATGTCAGCGGCATTTCAGCGTTCGAGCATGCGCTGCCCGGCCTGCAACAGGTGCTGCGGGGCGAGCGCAGCAGCTTCCAGGTGGAGCTGGCGCACCGCAGTGGCGAGTCACGCTTCGTGCAGATGGACTGCGTGCCCGAACGCGGCGCCGATGGAGAGGTGGTGGGTTACATCTGCCTGGGCAGCGACGTTTCCGGGCTGAAGCAGGCCGAACTGGCGCTGCGCGAGGACAATCAGTTGCTTGAACGGCAGGTACAGGCGCGCACCACCGAGCTGCGGGCCAGCAAGCGACGGCTGCAGGCGATCTTTGAATCCAGTTTCCAGCACCAGGTGCTGCTGGACCTCGCGGGCCAGGTGGTGGATGCCAACGTCGCCTCGTTGGCCGCGGTGCTGGCCGACAAGCCCGAGGTGATGGGCCTGCGTTTCGGGCAGTCGCCCTGGTTCGCTGGCACCGATGACGTCGGCGCGACCGTTGACCGGGCCATTGCCGATGCCGCCAAGGGGCACAGTTCGCTGCATGCGCTCGACCTGGAGTTGCCGACCGGCCGGCGCAGCTTCGATTTCTCGTTCCGCCCGCTGCTGGATGCCGAGGGCGCGGTCACCGCCGTGGTTTCCGAGGCGGTGGAAACCACCGCCCGGCTGCAGGCCGAGCACGCGCTACGGCAGGCGCAGAAGATCGAGGCGGTGGGCCAGCTCACCGGCGGCATCGCCCACGATTTCAACAACATCCTCACCGTGATCTCCGGCAACGTCGAGCACGCCATGCTGCTCAGCGAGCGTGCCGGCGAGCCCGGGGCGATGGTCGGCCGGGCGCTGGACAATGCCCTCAAGGGCGTGGGCCGCGCCGCCAGCCTGACCCAGCGCCTGCTGGCGTTCGCCCGCCGCCAGCCCTTGCACAGCCAGGCCGCCAACCTCAACGACCGCCTGTTGGACATGCATGACATGCTGCAGCGTGCGCTGGGCGAACTGGTACAGCTGGACATCCGCGTCGCCGAGGACATCTGGTGCATCGAGATCGACGTCAGCCAGCTGGAGGCGTCCGTGCTCAATCTGGCCGTCAATGCCCGTGACGCCATGCCGCACGGCGGGCGGCTCGTCATCGAAGTGGACAACAGCCATCTCGACCACGACTACGCCGCCCTGTTCCCTGATGCAGCACCCGGCGAGTACGTGATGCTGCGTGTCCGCGACAACGGCCACGGCATGGATGCGGCCACGCTGGCGCGGGTATTCGAGCCCTTCTTCACCACCAAGCAGGTGGGCCGGGGCACTGGCCTGGGCCTGTCGATGGTGCACGGCTTCGTCAAGCAGTCCGGCGGGCATGTGCTGATCGATTCGGTGGAAGGCGGCGGCACCAGCATCACCATGATGTTCCCGCGCTCGACGCTGGCCCTGCCCTGTGAGGGAACGGCACCGCAGGCCGGGCTGGCCGGCTATTCGCCGCGCGAAGAGACCATCCTGGTGGCCGAGGACAACGATGATGTCCGTGCCCATACCGTGGACGCGCTGCGCATGCTGGGCTACCGCGTGCTGGAAGCGCACGACGGCCCTTCGGCCCTGCGCCTGCTGGAGCGCCCTGACACCACGGTGGACCTGCTGTTCTCCGACGTGGTGATGCCCGGCATGTCGGGCTGGGAACTGGTGCGCGAAGTGCGCGAACGCTGGCCGGACGTCGCGGTGCTGTTCACCTCGGGCTACCCGCGTGACCACGATGCGGTCGGCAGCCAAGGCCGTGCGGCCGCGCTGCTGCCCAAGCCGTTCACCCGCAGTGATCTGGCGCAGGCGGTACGCACCGCGCTCGAAGCCGCGCTGCACTGA
- a CDS encoding response regulator: MRDLRPILLVEDSPKDAELTLAALSRCQLLNDVIHVRDGAEALDYLRCEGKFAGANHGGPVVVLLDLKLPKVNGLEVLEQVRGDAQLSSTPVVMLTSSREEQDLVRSYELGVNAFVVKPVDFKEFFDAIQGLGMFWGITNQPPPHRPNGSGQHNA; the protein is encoded by the coding sequence ATGAGGGACCTGCGGCCGATCCTCCTCGTCGAGGACAGCCCCAAGGATGCCGAGCTGACACTGGCCGCGCTGTCGCGCTGCCAGCTGCTGAACGATGTCATCCATGTACGCGACGGCGCCGAAGCGCTGGACTACCTGCGCTGCGAAGGCAAGTTCGCCGGCGCCAACCACGGTGGCCCGGTGGTGGTGCTGCTGGACCTGAAACTGCCCAAGGTGAACGGCCTGGAGGTGCTGGAGCAGGTGCGCGGTGACGCGCAGCTGAGCAGTACGCCGGTGGTGATGCTGACTTCCTCGCGCGAGGAACAGGATCTGGTGCGCAGCTACGAACTGGGCGTGAATGCTTTCGTGGTCAAGCCGGTCGATTTCAAGGAATTCTTCGATGCCATCCAGGGGCTGGGCATGTTCTGGGGCATCACCAATCAGCCGCCGCCCCATCGCCCCAATGGATCGGGGCAGCACAATGCATGA
- a CDS encoding ATP-binding protein, whose amino-acid sequence MPSVESKHDVALSRCAREPIHTPGAIQPYGVLLVLEPQSLRVRERAISQPRLLQQFGEPLMQHVSEVLGGVLAPFEALFQQAAVGSSAHVGAVHLDGHGRHQLLVHRSATDLLVELESPVPGQPGSLEELYPAIRELMTAIESATTVENLCQLAAEHMRRLTGFDRTLVYQFDPGWNGIVVAEDGNGLLPSYLDLRFPESDIPAQARELYRRNRVRLIADNNYTPAPLMRAEDHRDAPPTDLSLAVLRSVSPVHMQYMRNMGTGASMSVSLVHEGQLWGLVSCHTVHPRRLPYHVRTACEFMGQILSLQIALKERARAIEERVARRSVLVKLLARMAGDEDFMAALRHDETSLLSLTGAAGAAIVHKGDCMRVGVCPPATDVLALADWLAAQQAGQETYCTDHLAGDWSPGVRLADVASGVLAVSISQLHDSYLMWFRPEVVRTVRWGGDPRKTAAPDVVLSPRSSFEAWKETVQQRSLPWNDADRDAAHEMRTAIVDIVLRKAEEMAELNEQLMRSNKELEAFSYSVSHDLRAPFRHIVGYSELLGSSAGERLNDTERRFLDTIVESAKSAGTLVDDLLSFSQMGRSTLGRVRLDMAALAEDVRRSLALDYAGRDVQWTLASLPEVQADPTMMRLVWQNLLSNAVKFTREREHAVIEVGHERSEEEDHFFVRDNGCGFDMRYVDKLFGVFQRLHHVEEFEGTGIGLANVRRIVSRHGGRTWAEGEPGKGATIHFTLPRSTGDHP is encoded by the coding sequence ATGCCTTCCGTTGAGTCCAAGCACGACGTTGCGCTGTCCCGTTGTGCACGCGAACCGATTCATACGCCGGGCGCAATCCAGCCGTACGGTGTGCTTCTGGTACTGGAGCCGCAGTCACTGCGGGTGCGCGAGCGCGCCATCAGCCAGCCCAGGCTGCTGCAGCAGTTCGGCGAGCCGCTGATGCAGCACGTCAGCGAGGTGCTGGGCGGCGTGCTGGCGCCGTTCGAGGCGTTGTTCCAGCAGGCCGCGGTCGGCAGCAGCGCCCACGTCGGCGCCGTGCACCTGGACGGCCACGGCCGGCATCAACTGCTGGTGCACCGCTCCGCCACCGACCTGCTGGTCGAGCTGGAGTCGCCCGTTCCCGGCCAGCCGGGCTCGCTGGAGGAACTCTACCCGGCCATCCGCGAGCTGATGACCGCCATCGAGTCGGCCACGACGGTGGAAAACCTGTGCCAGCTGGCCGCCGAACACATGCGCCGGCTCACCGGCTTCGATCGCACCCTGGTCTATCAGTTCGACCCCGGCTGGAACGGCATCGTGGTGGCCGAGGATGGCAACGGCCTGTTACCGTCCTACCTGGACCTGCGTTTCCCCGAGTCGGACATTCCGGCCCAGGCCCGCGAACTGTATCGCCGCAACCGGGTACGGCTGATCGCAGACAACAACTACACCCCTGCCCCACTGATGCGCGCCGAGGACCATCGCGACGCACCGCCCACCGACCTCAGCCTGGCGGTGTTGCGCAGCGTTTCGCCGGTGCACATGCAGTACATGCGCAACATGGGCACCGGTGCATCGATGTCGGTGTCGCTGGTGCACGAAGGCCAGCTGTGGGGCCTGGTGTCGTGCCACACGGTGCATCCGCGCCGGCTGCCCTACCACGTGCGCACGGCCTGCGAGTTCATGGGCCAGATCCTGTCGCTGCAGATTGCCCTGAAGGAACGTGCGCGGGCCATTGAAGAGCGCGTGGCGCGCCGCTCGGTGCTGGTCAAGCTGCTGGCCCGCATGGCCGGCGACGAGGACTTCATGGCCGCGCTGCGCCACGACGAAACCAGCCTGCTGTCGCTGACCGGCGCCGCTGGCGCTGCCATCGTGCACAAGGGCGACTGCATGCGCGTGGGCGTGTGCCCGCCCGCGACCGACGTGCTGGCCCTGGCCGATTGGCTGGCCGCACAGCAGGCCGGGCAGGAAACGTACTGCACCGACCATCTGGCCGGTGACTGGTCGCCCGGCGTGCGCCTGGCCGACGTGGCCAGCGGCGTGCTGGCGGTGTCCATCTCGCAGCTGCATGACAGCTACCTGATGTGGTTCCGCCCCGAGGTGGTGCGCACCGTGCGCTGGGGCGGCGACCCGCGCAAGACCGCCGCGCCGGACGTGGTGCTGTCCCCGCGCAGCTCCTTCGAGGCCTGGAAGGAAACCGTGCAGCAGCGCAGCCTGCCGTGGAATGACGCCGACCGCGATGCCGCGCACGAGATGCGCACCGCCATCGTCGACATCGTGCTGCGCAAGGCCGAGGAAATGGCCGAGCTGAACGAACAGCTGATGCGCAGCAACAAGGAGCTGGAAGCCTTCTCGTACTCGGTCAGCCATGACCTGCGCGCGCCCTTCCGCCACATCGTCGGCTATTCGGAGCTGCTGGGCAGCTCGGCCGGTGAACGCCTCAACGATACCGAACGCCGCTTCCTCGACACCATCGTGGAATCGGCCAAGTCGGCCGGTACGCTGGTGGACGATCTGCTGAGCTTCTCGCAGATGGGGCGCTCCACCCTTGGCCGGGTGCGGCTGGACATGGCCGCGCTTGCCGAGGACGTGCGCAGGAGCCTGGCATTGGACTACGCCGGCCGCGACGTGCAATGGACGCTGGCGTCGCTGCCGGAAGTGCAGGCCGATCCGACGATGATGCGCCTGGTCTGGCAGAACCTGCTCTCCAACGCGGTCAAGTTCACCCGCGAGCGCGAGCATGCGGTGATCGAGGTCGGCCATGAGCGCAGCGAGGAGGAGGATCACTTCTTCGTGCGCGACAACGGCTGCGGCTTCGACATGCGCTATGTCGACAAGCTGTTCGGCGTGTTCCAGCGCCTGCATCACGTCGAGGAATTCGAAGGCACGGGCATCGGCCTGGCCAATGTCCGCCGTATCGTCAGCCGCCACGGCGGCAGGACCTGGGCCGAGGGTGAGCCCGGCAAGGGCGCCACGATCCACTTCACCTTACCCCGTTCCACAGGAGATCACCCATGA
- a CDS encoding TspO/MBR family protein — MKRSSQALGLLGWVAVTFAAAAMGAWASTSAASFYASLTLPAWAPPAGVFGPVWTLLYAMMAVAAWLVWRERSWRGARPALTLYLVQLAVNALWSWLFFGWKLGALAFADILVLIVLVCATILGFLRIQRAAAVLLLPYLAWISFASALNFAVWRANPGVL, encoded by the coding sequence ATGAAGCGGAGTTCACAGGCACTGGGTCTTCTGGGATGGGTCGCGGTTACCTTTGCGGCGGCTGCAATGGGCGCGTGGGCCTCCACGTCCGCTGCCAGCTTCTACGCCAGCCTCACCCTGCCGGCCTGGGCACCGCCTGCCGGTGTATTTGGGCCGGTCTGGACCCTGCTCTACGCGATGATGGCGGTTGCCGCCTGGCTGGTCTGGCGGGAGCGCAGTTGGCGCGGTGCGCGTCCGGCGCTGACACTCTATCTAGTGCAGCTCGCGGTCAACGCCTTGTGGAGCTGGCTGTTCTTCGGCTGGAAGCTGGGCGCACTTGCCTTCGCTGACATCCTTGTACTGATCGTGCTGGTGTGCGCGACGATCCTTGGCTTCCTGCGCATCCAGCGGGCCGCCGCAGTACTGTTGCTGCCCTACCTTGCCTGGATCTCGTTCGCCTCGGCGCTCAATTTCGCCGTGTGGCGCGCCAACCCCGGGGTATTGTGA
- a CDS encoding GNAT family N-acetyltransferase has product MEIRAATAGDFDAMWAIFRAAIATEDALPFAGTFEASTFQGHWFGLQPAYVALLQDHVVGMYKMGANFPDLGAHVASATYVVDPTVQGRGIGRVLVEHSLERARAEDFLAMQFNYVVSTNAPAVALYRKLGFAVVGALPEAFRHRTLGLVDVFVMHRFL; this is encoded by the coding sequence ATGGAAATCCGGGCTGCCACCGCAGGTGACTTCGACGCCATGTGGGCCATCTTCAGGGCCGCCATCGCGACCGAGGATGCGCTGCCGTTCGCCGGCACCTTCGAGGCCAGCACCTTCCAGGGCCACTGGTTCGGGCTGCAGCCGGCCTATGTGGCGCTTCTGCAAGACCACGTAGTCGGAATGTACAAGATGGGCGCCAACTTCCCCGATCTGGGCGCACACGTGGCCAGCGCCACCTACGTGGTCGACCCGACAGTGCAGGGGCGAGGCATTGGCCGGGTGCTGGTGGAACACAGCCTGGAACGGGCGAGGGCGGAAGACTTCCTGGCCATGCAGTTCAATTACGTGGTCAGCACCAATGCGCCGGCCGTCGCGTTGTACCGGAAGCTGGGGTTTGCGGTGGTCGGAGCGCTACCGGAAGCATTCCGGCATCGAACGCTGGGATTGGTGGACGTGTTTGTGATGCACCGGTTCCTGTAG
- a CDS encoding lasso peptide biosynthesis B2 protein: MDQPEAPYFLSKHAHVCVTGDAMVILDQASGSYLSIDRRWAAGLGGLVQDWPLASDGVPRPRMLQSLIDRRLITQDPLRGKSAASAAIALPRHWVREGESRGCPPITARDVRRFLASVTRAACSRMFLPFSYTVSAARRRGQASTPGEVDLQQLALLVRVFDWLRPIAFRKTDECFLYCLAMREFLGSYGIVPAWVFAVRTQPFAAHCWLQHGDRVLTDIPFNLRRMTPILVLQPA, encoded by the coding sequence ATGGACCAGCCTGAAGCTCCATACTTCCTTTCGAAGCACGCGCATGTCTGCGTGACCGGTGACGCGATGGTCATTCTTGACCAGGCCTCCGGCAGCTATCTTTCCATCGATCGGCGCTGGGCGGCGGGGCTTGGCGGGCTGGTGCAGGACTGGCCCCTGGCCTCTGACGGAGTGCCCAGGCCGAGGATGCTCCAGTCGCTGATTGATCGGCGCCTGATCACCCAGGATCCGCTGCGCGGAAAATCCGCAGCAAGCGCCGCAATCGCGTTGCCCCGGCACTGGGTGCGCGAGGGCGAGTCCCGGGGATGTCCACCGATCACGGCCCGCGATGTGCGCCGCTTCCTGGCTTCCGTCACGCGTGCGGCATGCAGCAGGATGTTCCTGCCTTTCAGCTACACGGTTTCGGCAGCGCGCCGGCGTGGTCAGGCATCCACGCCGGGCGAGGTGGACCTGCAGCAGCTGGCCCTCCTGGTTCGGGTATTCGATTGGCTGCGACCGATCGCCTTCAGGAAGACCGATGAGTGCTTCCTGTACTGCCTGGCCATGCGCGAGTTCCTGGGGTCGTACGGCATCGTTCCCGCCTGGGTGTTCGCGGTGCGGACCCAGCCGTTTGCGGCGCATTGCTGGTTGCAGCACGGCGACCGTGTCCTGACCGACATCCCTTTCAACCTGCGCCGGATGACGCCCATCCTGGTGCTGCAGCCGGCCTGA